A window of Vulgatibacter sp. genomic DNA:
TGCTCTCACCTCTCGTGTGATCCTCGGTGCCCGAGGTCGTCGGCCCTTCTGCCGCACCGCCGACCGGGCTGCAAGGTTTGGGAAATTGGCTTTTGGGCCCGGAGCCTGCTACTTCGATTCGACCGCTCCGGGAGGTTTTCGGCTTTGAACGGGACCAACGCCGCGCTGCGCAACATCGGCTGGACGGTGCTCCGCATCGTGTCGGGGGTGCTGCTCATGACCCACGGCTACGCCAAGCTCACGCGGGCCGCAGCCGATCCCGAGCTGCAGCTGGGGCGCTTCCTCGAGACCGTCCAGGGCCTGGGTTTTCGCTACCCCGAATTCTTCGCGTGGCTGGCGGTGGCGGCGGAGCTCGGCGGCGGCTTCCTCGTCGCCATCGGCTTCTTCACCAGGCCTGCTGCAGCGGCTGCCGCCTTCACCATGGCGGTGGCGGTCTACTCCCACCGGCTCGACGGCTTCGCCGCACAGGAGAAGGCGCTCCTCTTCGGCGTGATCTTCTTCGTCATGGCCCTGGGCGGCTCGGGCCCCGTCTCCTTCGACGATTGGATCCGGGCCCGCAGGGCCAAGGCTTCCTCCTCGATTTTCAAGTAGTTGGGCGATGGCCCGGGCCCAATGTCGGCCCCATGCGCTAGGCTGCGACCCGTCTTTGGAAGGAGGCGGGCGGTGGCGAAGAAGCGCACGGAATACGTCTGCTCGGCGTGCGGGCACCGGTCGATCAAATGGCTCGGGCAGTGCCCGATGTGCAAGGCCTGGAGCACGCTGGCGGAGGAGGAGGCGCCGAAGGGCGGCGACGCCAGGCCGGCGTGGGGCGCGGGCGGTACCGGGGCCAGGCCCACGCCCATCGGCGAGGTCGAGGCCGACGAGGCGGCGCGCCTGCAGACCGGCATCGCCGAGTTCGACCGGGTGCTGGGCGGCGGCGTGGTCCCGGGTTCGCTGGTCCTCCTCGGCGGGGATCCCGGCATCGGCAAATCGACCCTGCTGCTGGCAGCCCTGGACAAGCTCGGGGCTGGCGAGAAGCCGGTGCTCTACGTCTCCGGCGAGGAGTCGCTGCGGCAGACGAGGCTCCGGGGCGACAGGCTCGGCGCCACGGCGAAAAACCTGCTCCTCCTCGCGGAAACCGACGCGGACAAGGTCCTCGCCGAGGCGGAGAAGCTGAAGCCCAGGGCGCTCGCCATCGACTCGATCCAGACCCTCTTCCTGCCGGAGCTGGGCAGCGCCCCGGGCACGGTCTCCCAGGTGCGCGAGGTGGCGGGCAGGCTGATGGCCTTCGCCAAGCGGACCGACACGCCGACCTTCGTGGTGGGCCACGTCACCAAGGACGGCGCCATCGCCGGGCCGCGGATCCTCGAGCACATGGTCGACACGGTGCTCTATTTCGAGGGCGACGCCGGCCACTCCTTCCGCGTGCTCCGCGCCCACAAGAACCGCTTCGGCTCCACCAACGAGATCGGCGTCTTCGAGATGCGGGGGGCGGGCCTCGCCGAGGTGCCGGACCCCTCCGCTCTCTTCCTCGCCGAGCGGCCCGAGGGGCAGCCCGGTTCGGTGGTCACCGCCACCGTCTCGGGGACGAGGCCGCTGCTGGTCGAGGTGCAGGCGCTGGTGGCGCCGACCCAATACGGCACCGGCCAGCGCAAGAGCATCGGCGTCGACTCGAACCGGGTGGCCCTCTTGGCCGCGGTGCTCGAGCGGAAGCTCGGGCTCTCCTTCGGCCCCTGCGACATCTTCGTCAACGTGGCGGGCGGCGTGGAGCTCACCGAGCCCGCAGCCGATCTGGCGGTCTGCGCCGCGCTGGTCTCCTCGCGGCTCAACGAGCCGGTGCCCGCCTCCGGCGTCTTCTTCGGCGAGGTCGGCCTCGCCGGCGAGGTCCGCGGCGTCACCGCGCCGGAGGTGCGGCTGGCGGAGGCGGCGAAGATGGGCTTCGGCACCGCCTGGATCCCGTCGGCGAACCTGCGCCGCCTCGAGAAGGCGGAGCTGCCGCTGGCCGGGGTGGCCAGCGTGCGCGAGCTCCTCGAGTCGCTCTTCCCGGGGTTGGAGCTCTCCGGGCCCCAGGGGCAGGAGCCGCAGCGCCGCTCGCGAGCGGGTTAGGGAAGGGTCGCGAGGCGGCGCAGATCGGCCGCGATCCGCCCGGGGATCTGGAGCACCAGCTGGTGGGAAGCGTCGGGGAGCACCTCGACCGATCGCACCTGCGGCACCTCCCGCCAGGAGTCGGGCCAGGCCATCTCGAGCACCGGGTCGGCGCCGCCGAAGAGCACCTCGATCGGCGCGTCGACCGTCGCGAGGAGCTCCTTCGGCTGGGGCCCCAGATTTTCGCAGCGCCGTGCGAGGGCCATGCCCCGCGGACCGGCGCCCTCGTGGAGGAGGCGCCGCAGCTCGTCGGCAGCCTCCGTGAAGCGGGGGCCCCAGCGGTAGAGCATCACCGGCAGCGACACCTCCACCTGCGCCGCCGAGAAGCCCTCCATCATGAAGCGGCGCAGGCCGGCGAGCTTGGCCAGGAAGGCCTGGTCCTCCACCACCGGGGTCGGGGTGAGGAGGTAGAGCGCCTGCAGCCGCTCGCCCAGGGTCGACGCGACGGAGAGGGCGAGGCGCGCGCCGATGGTGGCGCCGGCGAGGACCACGGGCCCCGGCGGGACGAGGTTGCGCAGCTCGTCCACCAGATCGGCGTAGGTGGCGTCACCGGGCAGGAGCTCGGCGATGTGGTTGAGATCGGGTGTGACGAAGGCCAGATCGGGCGCTGCCCGGCGCACCGGATCCCAGAGGGCGGGGGTGGTCCCGCCTGCGTGCAGCGCGAAGATCGGGGCGGTCGCGGCCATCCCGCGCAGGGTAGCCGAGGGTGGCCTTCCCTGTCGCGCGAAGGCTCACATCAGGTGCAACCCGATGGTGCCGCCGGTCAGAAACACTGGGCGATGCCGCGGAAGCCGCCCGAGCTGAAGCCGCCGGTGCCGGTGGCGGGTGTCTGGCCCTGTACCGGGGGGATGCCGCCCGCTGGCAGGTTGCCGCCGATCACCGTGCCGAGGCCGGGATCGGAGATGGGCGCGCCGAAGCGGACGTTGAACGCCGCAGCGATCACCGTCTCGTCCTCGGGATCGATCCGCCCCTCGACGCCGATGACGCTCACCGTCCCCTCCACGCCGGTCCTGGTGAAGAGCCTGCCGCCGATCACCTTGCCGTAGGTGATCCGCGCGGTGCGCGGCCCCACGCAGTCGATACCGGCGTTGTAGGTGCCGGCGCTCACGTCGGAGAGCTCGATCTGCAGCACCCGATCCCCCTCGTCCAGGGTCTCGCCGCAGGGATCCTCCACGCCGTCCCAGATCTGGACGACGATCGGGATCGGATCGGTGACCGGCGCGGGGTTCGAGCCGCCGCCGGTGGCGGGGTTGCCGCCGGGCACGGTGCCGGCGCAGTTGAGGCTGCCGCCGATCTGCCAGCCGACGAAGTCGGTGTTCCAGAGCGGCTCCGCCCCGAAACCGAACTCGGGAACCGGCGAGAAATCGGCGGTGCCGACCTCGCGCTCGGGCCCTTCCCCGGGCTCGACCTCGTTGAAGCCCGGTGGCAGGTCGCACGAAGCGAGCGCACCGGCGGTGCCGGCGCAGAGAAGAAGCGGGATCGTACGGCGCCAGTCCATGCCCCAACGCTGCACATGCCGTGCAGCCCGTGCCGCCGCCCGGCAGGGGGCCCCAGGGCGGTCGTTGCGCCTGGGAGGTCAGGCCTTGCCCACCGCCGCCTGCCAGGCTGCCAGCTTCTCGTCGCGCAGCGGGGGCTTCATCTTCGGCGTGAAGCGCTTGTCCTGCTTCCACACCCGCCGGATCGCGTCCTTCGAGGACCAGACGCCCACCGCGAGGCCTGCGAGGAACGCCGCTCCCAGCGCGGTGGTCTCCACCATCTTCGGCCGCACCACCTGGGTCTGGAGCAGGTCCGCCTGGAATTGGAGGAGCAGGTTGCAGGCGCTGGCGCCGCCGTCGACCTTGAAGCTCTTGATCGTCCGCCCGGCGTCGCGCTCCATCGCCTCGGCGAGGTCGTGGATCTGGAAGCCGATCCCCTCGAGCACCGCCCGGGCCAGGTGGGCGGCGGTGGTGCCGCGATCGATGCCGGTGAAGAGGCCGCGGGCGTCGGGCCGCCAGTGCGGCGCGCCGAGACCTGCGAGCGCCGGGACGAAGACCACCCCGCCGGTGTGGCTCACCTGCGCCGCCAGCACCTCCACGTCGCTCGCCTTCTCGATCAGGCCGAGGCCGTCGCGGAGCCACTGCACCGCGGCGCCGGCGATGAAGCTCGAGCCCTCGAAGGCGTAGGCGGTCTCGCCCGAGCCGAGGCGCCAGGCGACGGTGGTGAGCAGCCCCGCCTTCGAGGGGAGCGGCTTCTCGCCGATGTTCATGAGGAGGAAGGCGCCGGTGCCGTAGGTGCACTTCGAGTCGCCGACCTCGAAGCAGGCCTGCCCGAAGAGCGCCGCCTGCTGGTCGCCGGCGATCCCGGCGATGGGAACGCCATCCGGCAGGCCGGGCACCTTGCTGGTGAAGCCGTAGATCTCCGAGGAGCCGCGGATCTCCGGGAGGACGTCACGGGGCACGTCGAAGAGCGCGAGCAGCTCCTCGTCCCACGCCAGCGTCCGCAGGTTCATGAGCAGGGTGCGGCTCGCGTTGGTGACGTCGGTGACGTGGACCGCGCCGCCGGTGAGCCGCCAGACGAGGAAGGAGTCGATGGTGCCGAAGGCGAGATCGCCGCGGCGGGCCCGCTCCTTCGCGCCGCGCACGTGATCGAGCAGCCATTTGAGCTTGGTGCCGGAGAAGTAGGGATCGATCACGAGGCCCGTGCGCTCCCGGATCATCGGCTCGTGGCCCGCCTCCTTGAGCTCGCGGCAGAGGGGCGCGGTCCGCCGGTCCTGCCAGACGATGGCGCGGCCCACCGGCTTGCCGGTGCGGCGGTTCCAGAGCGCGGTGGTCTCCCGCTGGTTGGTGATCCCGATCGCGGCGACGCTCGTCCCCTTCACCCGGGCCTTGCGCAGCGCCTCGTTGATCGAGAGGACCACGCTGGTCCAGATCTCCTCGAGGTCGTGCTCGACCTGCCCCGGCTTGGGGAAGTGCTGCGGAAACTCGCGGTTCACCCGCGCCTTCACGTCGAGCTTGCGATCGAGCACCAGCACCGTGGTGCCGGTGGTGCCCTGGTCGATGGAGAGCACGTAGTCGCCGGCCATGCGTCACCTCGTGGCGCTCTGCCTTCAGGCAGGGGCGCCGGTCTCGGGTCGGACGAAGACGGAGAAGAAGCGGACCACCTCGGTGGCCACCGCCTGCCGCTCCACGTCGAGGGCGAGCTGGTGCGCCGACTGCGGGAAGACCGCGAGGCGCGCAGGGCCGGAGCCGATCCGCTTCGCCGCCTCCTCCGCCGCGCTGCGGGGGACCACCGCGTCCTGCGCGCCCCAGAGCACCAGCGCCGGGGTCCGCACCTGCGGCAGCGCCTCGCGGGCGCCGCGGACCACGCGGTCGAGGTGCGCTGCTGCGGCGGTGGGCAGGCGCGCGAGGTAGGGAGCGTCGCGCTTCATCACCGGATCGCGCACGTCCATGCTCCCCTTGCCGACGTAGGGGTAGAGCCGGGAGAGGAGCCGGTGGCGGAAGAGGCCGCGGTAGAGCCGGGCGTTGCCGTGGAAGCCGAGGGCCGGGGCGAGCAGCGCCAGGGCGGCGAGATCGCCGGGCCGCTCCGCGGCGATGCGGATGGCCAGGGCGCCGCCAGCGGAGAAGCCGGCGAGGAAGACCCGCCTGCGTCCCTCGGCGAGGAGGGCGTCGAGGGCGTCGTGGGCTGCTGCGAGCCAGTCGGCCTCGCCGGTCTCGCCCAGCCGGTGGGCGTCGACGCCGTGGCCCGGGAGGAGCGGCACCTTGCAGCGGAAGCCCGCAGCGGCGAGCCCCTCCGCCAACGGGTGGAGCTCCCAGGGCGAGCCGCTGAAGCCGTGGAGGAGCAGGACCGCTTCGGGTCCCTCGCCGATGTCGTAGGGGTCGGTGGAGGCTGGGGGCACGGCGTCCGGCTTACCAGAACGGCCCATTGACTTCCACGCCGCCACCGCCGTAGGTCCGCGGCATCCATGGAGGAACGGCCAATGAGCGACAAGCCGGCAGGGACGATGCAGCTGCAGATCAGCATGGACGACGAGACGGCGCAGGGTAGCTACGTGAACATGGCCACGGTGACCCACACCGAGACCGAGTTCGTCCTCGACTTCATCTACGTGCAGCCGCAGCAGCCGCGGGCGCGGGTCCGCTCCCGGGTGATCACCTCGCCCCGCCACCTGAAGCGGCTGCTGGCCGCGATGCAGGACAGCCTCCACCGCTACGAGCAGCGCTACGGCGTCGTCGAGGCGGCGAGCACCGGGCCCGATACGCCGCTCAACTGACCCCGGCCGTCAGGCCCGGAGCCCACTTCTGCGGGGCCGATTTCTTCACACGCTCCAAAGGCGCGCAGGAGATCGCCACGGAGAAGGAACGCACACCGCGCGCCTGCGGTGTAGCGCTTCCCGCCAACCCGGATCGCGGCTTTGCGAAGGGCAAGGCCGACCCCATCCTCCGTGCGGTTCGATGGTTGGCCGACGAGGGCCAGGGGGTAGGGCGATGGTGAAGGGGGGCTCGGGCCGCAAGGCGGCCTGCTGGGCTTTTGCGTATGTCGTGCTGGCCGCGGCAGGAGCAGGCTGCGGCGAGGATCGTCTCATCGATCTTCCGGCGCGGGAGACCTTCGGCAAGCCGGTCGGCGAGGAGCACGGGCTCTCGCCCTGGATCGAAAGCGAGGGCGGGATCACCTGCGGGGGGAGCGAGGTGCCCCTCACGGCGCGGGCCTCCGGTGGCATGCCGCCGTATCGCTACAGCTGGGCGCCGGCCGAAGGTCTCTCCGATCCGACCTCGTCCACGCCGATCGCCACCGGTGGGGAGACGACCACCTATACGGTGACGGTCACCGACGCGGACAATCGCTCGTCGAGCGCGCAGGTCACCGTCGAGCGGCTCCCGGCACCGGAGGCGCGGATCTCCTTCGCCGCGGGGCAGCAGGTGATGTGCCGCGGCGGCGACGTGGTGCTGGACGGCTCCGCCAGCGCCGGCGTGAACGGAGGTCCCGTCATCCACGAGTGGTCCCTCGGCGGCGGCGTCTCCGGGACCGGATCCACCTTCTCCCACCGCAACACCGAGGACGTCACGGTGCGCCTCACCGTCACCGACAAGAACGGCTGCACCGACGTGGCGGAGCAATTCCTCGACTACCGGGAGGAGCCGGAGATCGATCTGGCGTTCCTCTAGGGCTCGGAGCTGATCTGCGACGGCGAGGCGGTGATCCTGGACGCCTCCGGTTCCCGGGATGCGGACGGCAAGCCGGTGGCGAACTTCGCGTGGGACGTCGACGGCGTCTCCGGAACGACCGAGTCCACCTCCTCGCGGATCGGCCCCTATACGGCGACCGGTACCCCGGCGAGGATCACCGTCACCGATTCCTTCGGTTGTACCGCCAGCCTGGCCCAGGAGATCCGCGTCGGTCACCGTCCCGAGCCCGTGGCGACCTTCACCAGAGGCGGGCGCACCATCTGCGCGGGCGAGAGCGTGGTGATCGACTGCCTCGCCTCCACCAGCGCCGACGGCGGTCCA
This region includes:
- a CDS encoding alpha/beta hydrolase, which gives rise to MGRSGKPDAVPPASTDPYDIGEGPEAVLLLHGFSGSPWELHPLAEGLAAAGFRCKVPLLPGHGVDAHRLGETGEADWLAAAHDALDALLAEGRRRVFLAGFSAGGALAIRIAAERPGDLAALALLAPALGFHGNARLYRGLFRHRLLSRLYPYVGKGSMDVRDPVMKRDAPYLARLPTAAAAHLDRVVRGAREALPQVRTPALVLWGAQDAVVPRSAAEEAAKRIGSGPARLAVFPQSAHQLALDVERQAVATEVVRFFSVFVRPETGAPA
- a CDS encoding DUF3467 domain-containing protein, which produces MSDKPAGTMQLQISMDDETAQGSYVNMATVTHTETEFVLDFIYVQPQQPRARVRSRVITSPRHLKRLLAAMQDSLHRYEQRYGVVEAASTGPDTPLN
- a CDS encoding DoxX family protein is translated as MNGTNAALRNIGWTVLRIVSGVLLMTHGYAKLTRAAADPELQLGRFLETVQGLGFRYPEFFAWLAVAAELGGGFLVAIGFFTRPAAAAAAFTMAVAVYSHRLDGFAAQEKALLFGVIFFVMALGGSGPVSFDDWIRARRAKASSSIFK
- the radA gene encoding DNA repair protein RadA — protein: MAKKRTEYVCSACGHRSIKWLGQCPMCKAWSTLAEEEAPKGGDARPAWGAGGTGARPTPIGEVEADEAARLQTGIAEFDRVLGGGVVPGSLVLLGGDPGIGKSTLLLAALDKLGAGEKPVLYVSGEESLRQTRLRGDRLGATAKNLLLLAETDADKVLAEAEKLKPRALAIDSIQTLFLPELGSAPGTVSQVREVAGRLMAFAKRTDTPTFVVGHVTKDGAIAGPRILEHMVDTVLYFEGDAGHSFRVLRAHKNRFGSTNEIGVFEMRGAGLAEVPDPSALFLAERPEGQPGSVVTATVSGTRPLLVEVQALVAPTQYGTGQRKSIGVDSNRVALLAAVLERKLGLSFGPCDIFVNVAGGVELTEPAADLAVCAALVSSRLNEPVPASGVFFGEVGLAGEVRGVTAPEVRLAEAAKMGFGTAWIPSANLRRLEKAELPLAGVASVRELLESLFPGLELSGPQGQEPQRRSRAG
- a CDS encoding alpha/beta fold hydrolase → MAATAPIFALHAGGTTPALWDPVRRAAPDLAFVTPDLNHIAELLPGDATYADLVDELRNLVPPGPVVLAGATIGARLALSVASTLGERLQALYLLTPTPVVEDQAFLAKLAGLRRFMMEGFSAAQVEVSLPVMLYRWGPRFTEAADELRRLLHEGAGPRGMALARRCENLGPQPKELLATVDAPIEVLFGGADPVLEMAWPDSWREVPQVRSVEVLPDASHQLVLQIPGRIAADLRRLATLP
- the glpK gene encoding glycerol kinase GlpK translates to MAGDYVLSIDQGTTGTTVLVLDRKLDVKARVNREFPQHFPKPGQVEHDLEEIWTSVVLSINEALRKARVKGTSVAAIGITNQRETTALWNRRTGKPVGRAIVWQDRRTAPLCRELKEAGHEPMIRERTGLVIDPYFSGTKLKWLLDHVRGAKERARRGDLAFGTIDSFLVWRLTGGAVHVTDVTNASRTLLMNLRTLAWDEELLALFDVPRDVLPEIRGSSEIYGFTSKVPGLPDGVPIAGIAGDQQAALFGQACFEVGDSKCTYGTGAFLLMNIGEKPLPSKAGLLTTVAWRLGSGETAYAFEGSSFIAGAAVQWLRDGLGLIEKASDVEVLAAQVSHTGGVVFVPALAGLGAPHWRPDARGLFTGIDRGTTAAHLARAVLEGIGFQIHDLAEAMERDAGRTIKSFKVDGGASACNLLLQFQADLLQTQVVRPKMVETTALGAAFLAGLAVGVWSSKDAIRRVWKQDKRFTPKMKPPLRDEKLAAWQAAVGKA
- a CDS encoding PKD domain-containing protein, with the protein product MVKGGSGRKAACWAFAYVVLAAAGAGCGEDRLIDLPARETFGKPVGEEHGLSPWIESEGGITCGGSEVPLTARASGGMPPYRYSWAPAEGLSDPTSSTPIATGGETTTYTVTVTDADNRSSSAQVTVERLPAPEARISFAAGQQVMCRGGDVVLDGSASAGVNGGPVIHEWSLGGGVSGTGSTFSHRNTEDVTVRLTVTDKNGCTDVAEQFLDYREEPEIDLAFL